In Actinoplanes sp. NBC_00393, a single genomic region encodes these proteins:
- a CDS encoding ATP-binding protein, which translates to MALFVGRAEPLARLSAVCQASAVPDSPAGLVLVTGQAGIGKTALLTRFAADAAARGATVAWGTCWDGDQAPAWWPWTQALRALLDQHDGLRAEADPALAAIVPELGGASPVGTAGQFEVFDAVGRLLSRVGRAAPVAVLLDDLQWADRSTVDLIRFLAHRPRTGGVVLVGAYRQGEARDVVAVALSELSNAAELVPLRGLPAGDVTDLVRTIAGDAAAAEWAGPVYERSGGHPFFAGELCRLLTADGDDAWRAAVPVAVREAIGRRLARLPTACTVMLDAAALSWARAAADADRAGYAFTDAAGQLARAREAVTDAGDRLTAAELVLLLTEEADLRLRGGDAGTARALLDTAWARAEPTGDADLLGAVALGLDRIGARFAMPRTDLVAVLETARAGLAGRGTSAEAQVIAAIARQLQHSVSVDRQQARLLAERAVAIARDLDDPVTLATCLLAQHDTLWTAGTARAREAIATEIAELARRAGDSERHAQALLLTATAQLESGSAAFRATLNQYGYVTERLRQPRQTYYLRIREAAQALLDGDIDLGERLADEAARLGEAVGDSDTGNVRMSQRLEIVRCRADPAELRATAAAAVEWWIGAPGACARGRRRFLRPSR; encoded by the coding sequence GTGGCCCTCTTCGTCGGCCGGGCCGAGCCGCTGGCCCGGCTCAGCGCGGTCTGTCAGGCGTCCGCGGTCCCGGACAGCCCGGCCGGCCTGGTGCTGGTGACCGGCCAGGCCGGGATCGGCAAGACCGCGCTCCTGACCCGGTTCGCCGCCGACGCGGCGGCCCGCGGTGCGACGGTGGCGTGGGGCACCTGCTGGGACGGTGATCAGGCCCCCGCTTGGTGGCCGTGGACGCAGGCGTTGCGCGCGCTGCTGGACCAGCACGACGGCCTGCGCGCCGAAGCGGATCCGGCGCTCGCGGCGATCGTGCCGGAGTTGGGCGGCGCATCGCCGGTCGGCACCGCCGGGCAGTTCGAGGTCTTCGACGCGGTCGGTCGCCTGCTCAGCCGGGTGGGCCGGGCCGCACCGGTGGCCGTCCTGCTCGACGACCTCCAGTGGGCCGACCGGTCGACGGTCGACCTGATCCGCTTCCTGGCGCACCGGCCGCGGACCGGCGGGGTGGTGCTGGTCGGGGCGTACCGGCAGGGGGAGGCACGCGACGTCGTCGCGGTGGCGCTGTCCGAGCTGTCCAACGCCGCCGAGCTGGTGCCGCTGCGCGGACTGCCGGCCGGCGACGTCACCGATCTGGTCCGCACCATCGCCGGGGACGCGGCGGCAGCTGAGTGGGCCGGCCCGGTGTACGAACGTAGCGGCGGGCACCCGTTCTTCGCCGGGGAGTTGTGCCGGCTGCTCACCGCCGACGGCGACGACGCGTGGCGCGCTGCGGTGCCGGTCGCGGTCCGCGAGGCGATCGGCCGCCGGCTGGCCCGCCTGCCGACGGCGTGCACGGTGATGCTGGACGCCGCGGCGCTGAGCTGGGCACGGGCCGCCGCCGACGCCGACCGGGCCGGGTACGCGTTCACCGACGCCGCCGGCCAGCTGGCCCGGGCCCGGGAGGCCGTCACCGACGCCGGTGACCGGCTCACCGCCGCCGAGCTGGTGCTGCTGCTCACCGAGGAGGCCGACCTGCGGCTGCGCGGCGGCGACGCCGGGACGGCAAGGGCTCTCCTGGACACCGCATGGGCAAGAGCGGAGCCGACCGGAGATGCCGACCTGCTCGGCGCGGTCGCGCTCGGCCTGGACCGGATCGGCGCCCGGTTCGCGATGCCGCGGACCGACCTGGTCGCTGTCCTGGAGACCGCCCGGGCCGGGCTGGCCGGCCGGGGCACCTCGGCCGAGGCGCAGGTGATCGCGGCAATCGCCCGGCAGCTACAGCACTCCGTGTCGGTGGATCGGCAGCAGGCGCGTCTCCTGGCCGAGCGGGCCGTGGCGATCGCCCGCGATCTGGACGACCCGGTCACCCTGGCGACCTGCCTGCTGGCACAGCACGACACACTGTGGACGGCCGGCACGGCCCGCGCGCGCGAGGCGATCGCGACGGAGATCGCCGAACTGGCCCGCCGCGCCGGTGACTCGGAACGGCACGCGCAGGCGCTGCTGCTCACCGCCACCGCGCAGCTGGAGTCCGGGTCAGCGGCGTTCCGGGCCACCTTGAACCAGTACGGCTACGTCACCGAGCGACTCCGCCAGCCGCGCCAAACCTACTACCTGCGGATTCGCGAGGCGGCGCAGGCACTGCTCGACGGCGACATCGATCTCGGCGAACGACTCGCGGACGAGGCGGCCCGGCTCGGCGAGGCGGTCGGCGACAGTGACACCGGAAACGTACGGATGTCGCAGCGCCTGGAGATCGTCCGGTGCCGGGCCGACCCGGCCGAGTTGCGGGCGACCGCCGCGGCCGCCGTCGAATGGTGGATCGGCGCCCCCGGCGCATGCGCACGCGGTCGCCGCCGGTTTCTACGCCCGAGCCGGTGA